One Deinococcus psychrotolerans genomic window, TGCCCGCTAGCAGCAGTGAGCCGTCTGGCGTCAGGACGCAGCCGCGCGGTGTGTGGCCCAGCGTCGGAGCGTATTGAAGCAAGGTCAGGCGGACGCTGGCCGGATCAAACCTGAAGACGGCCACGCTGTCGTGTCCCCGGTTGGAGACATACACGAAATGCCCGTCGGGGCTGGCCATCACCTCGGCGGGGGCGTTGGTGCCGCTGAAATCGGGCAGCTGAACCAGGCAGATGTCCATCAGGGCCAGTTCACCGCTCTCCGGTTCGCGTCGCAAAATTGCCACTCCCGGTAAGAGTTCCAGCGTAACGAAGGCGAACAGCCCCGCCGGATCAAAAGCGGTGTGGCGCGGGCCGCTGCCGGGCGGGAGGTTGGCCCGTCCAATTCGTTTGAGCAGCCGATCTGGGTCAAGGTCGTAGCCCACCACCTCGTCGGTGCCCAGATCGGCCACGTAAGCATGTCGGCCATCTGGCGAAGGCGTGACGCTGTGGGGGTGCGGGCCTTCTTGCCGCTGGGCATTCGGGCCGTGCCCGTGGTGGGTGTCGCTGGCCGCGCACGGCTCTAGGCTGCCGTCACCGGATACCGGAAAAGCCAGCACCGAGAGGCCGCTGACATAGTTGGTACACAGGACGTAGCGCCCCGCCGCGTCCACGCTGACGTGTGCCGGAGACGCGCCTTGAGTGGACTGCTGGTTGAGGAGTTGCAAACTTCCATCTGGCTCAATGCCATAAGCGCTGACCTGCCCCTCGTCCAGCTCGCTGATGGCGTAGAGGACTGGCAGGTGGGGATGGGATGCCAAAAAGGACGGCTGAGCCACCTCGGCGGCCAGGTGGGGCGCGGTGAGCAGGCCCCTGTCCAGATCCAGATTCAGGCTGTAAATGCCCTTACCTTCGGCTTTGGGAGCGTGCGGCAGCGGGCTAGTGTAACTGCCCGCGAAGAAGCGGAGAGTGGTCATGCTTAAGGTTTATCATCTGGCGGTGCGGCTGGCCTGAAATCGGCGTTTCTCTGATCCATACATTCAATCCCCAAGCCTTGCTTAAGCCCGTCTCTGCTTTTGTTACAGCTTGGGTCAGCTCAAGTCTCTAGGCTAAGCTATGTCTGTCTATATTCACGCGCTGGCCAGCGCCATTCCTGAAACGGTGTACGACCAGTCCGAATTGCGCGACATGGTCAAGATTCAGCCGCAGCTCACGCGCCTCTCGCAGCGGTTGGTCGGCTCGATTTACAATGCTTCCGGCATTGACCGGCGGGCCAGCGTCATCTCCGAACTCAAGCAGGCCAACTTAAGCGCCGATCAGAGTCTGCCTGCCGGACTCTTCTACGACCCCGCCGAGCGGCGACTGCTGGAACCCAGCACCAGGGAGCGCAACGAACTCTACGCCGAGGAAGCGCCCAAGCTGTTTATCGAGGCGGCTCGCCGCAGCCTGGCTGCTTGCCCGGAAGTGCAGACCAGCGACATCACCCACGTCATCACCGTGTCGTGTACCGGCTTTTACGCGCCGGGGCCGGAATACGACGTGGTTCGGGCGCTCGACCTTGCTCCCACCACCCAGCGCTTTCACGTCGGCTTCATGGGCTGTTACGCGGCGTTTCCGGCTCTGCGGATGGCCAAAGCCTTCTGCGAGGCCCAACCGGACGCCACCGTGCTGGTCATCTGCGCTGAGCTGTGCTCAATTCACATGCGCGTCGCCAACGACCCCGATACCCTGATTGCCAGCAGCCTGTTTGCCGACGGAGCCGCCGCCGCTATCGTCAGCGCCCGCACCGACCTGGGCCACCGCGCCAAGTTGCGCTTCGACGACTTCGAGACGACCCTGACCCCGGTGGGCATCGGCCAGAAGGATATGGCCTGGCGCATTGGCGACCAGGGCTTTGAGATGGTGCTGAGCACCTACGTGCCCGACATCATCGAGGCCCATATCCAGGGAGCGCTGGCACCGATGCTGGCCCGCGAATCGGCGCTCACCGACGCGCCTTACTCTCAGATCGAGCGCTGGGCGATTCATCCGGGGGGGCGCAGCATTCTCGACAAGGTAGAGGCCAGCTTGGAACTCAGCGCGGAGCAGCTTACGCCCTCGCGGGAAGTGCTGCGCGACTACGGCAACATGAGCAGTGCCACGGTGATGTTCATTCTGGAACAGCACCTGAACAGCGCTGCTGAGCAGTCCCAGCCCCACCAGCGGCTGTGCGCCATGGCGTTCGGCCCCGGCCTGACCGTCGAGATGGGCCTGATGACTGTTTGCCGAGGGAGCTAGCTTGACACTCGGCCCCTCACCGCTCTTTCCCGACTTGCGGCGGCGCTTGACCGGCGTTCCGGAAGCGATGGACGCCGACGACTGCGATTTGACCCAGCTGGAGCAGACTTACCGGAATTTCGGACAGGTCAATGCGGTGGTTTCAGGCTGGCGTGCAGTGTACCAACGTGAGTTGCGCCCGCTGTTGTCGGCCACCCGGCCCAGCAGCCTGCTCGACATCGGCTGCGGCGGCGGCGACGTGCCGCGTCAGTTGGGACGCTGGGCGGCTCAGGATGGTCTGCGGCTCGACATCACCGCCATCGACGCCGACGAGCGGGCCATTCGCTACGCCTCGGCCCTGCCGCAACTTGTGGGCGCTTCCCCGATTCGTTTCCGGCAGGCCATGAGCCACGATCTGGTGCGCGAGGGCCGCCTCTTCGACTTCGTGATCTCCAATCACCTGCTCCACCACCTCCGCGCCGAGGAGCTGGCGGCTCTACTGGACGATTGCCAGCGCTTGTGCCTTGGCAAAGTCATCCACAGCGACTTGGAGCGCCACCCGCTGCCTTACGCGGTGTTCAGCACCTTGACTCTGCCCCTGTTTAAAGACTCATTCATCCGCGCCGACGGTCTGCTCTCCATTCGGCGCAGCTTCACGCCCTCGGAGTTGCGCCGAATGCTGCCGAGCGGCTGGCGGCTCAGGCGGCAGTTTCCATTTCGTCATCTCCTCCTTTACCAGTACACCCGCCATGCTTGACGTGTTGATCGTGGGTGGCGGCCCAGTTGGCTTGTTTCTGGGCAGCTTGCTGGCGCAGCGCGGTTTGAATATTCAGGTGCTGGAGCAGCGCTTGTCGGTCAGCGCCCACTCGCGGGCCATCGGTCTGCACCCGCCCGCTCTCTCGGTGTTGGAGCAGATTGGCGTGACGGACGCCCTGATCCGCGCTGGCCTGCCGATTCTGGGCGGCGTGCTGCGCGGCAAGCAAGGCGTGATCGGTGAGCTGTCGCTGTCGGGCGTCTCGGAGCGGTATCCGTTTATTCTCAGCTTGCCGCAGCGCGAAACTGAGCGCTTGCTGGCTGAGCGGCTGGCCGAGCTGGCTCCCGATGCTTTGCGGCGCGGCCTCAAGCTCCTCAGTCTCAAGGATGAGGGCCACAGTGTTGAAGTTACGGTTGAAGATACGAGCGGAGCAGTCGAGCACCTCCGCGCCCGCTTCGTGGTCGGGGCTGACGGGTCGCGGAGTGCGGTGCGCCAACTCGCCGGAATCGCCTATCAGGGTCGCCGCTACGCCGACACCTACTTGATGGGCGATTTCCCCGACACCACCGTTTACGGCCAGCACGCCCTGATTCAGCTTTCGGAAAAGGGCGTGGTGGAGTCCTTTCCTTTGCCCAACCGTCTGCGGCGCTGGGTGGTCTGGACATCTGAGCATCTTCCCGACGCGACCCCAGTCGATCTGACCGCCGCCGTGCGCGAGCGGCTCGGCCTGCCCCTGCCCACCGCCGAGTGCCAGATGCTCAGCGCCTTCGAGACGCGGCGGATGCTGGCCGCTGAGATGGTGCGGGGCCGGGTGTCTCTGATCGGTGACGCGGCCCACCAAGTCAGTCCGATTGGCGGGCAAGGTATGACTCTCGGCTGGCTGGACGCGGCGGCGCTGGCCCCGCTGCTCTCGGAGGCAGCGCACAGCGAGCAACTGAGTAACAGACAAAAAGCTGCCTTTAACCGTTTCAGCGCGGCGCGGCGGCAAGCGGCAAAGCGCGGGGCGCAGCAGGCCGAGATCAATATGGGCTTTGGCCGTCCGGCGTCGGCGCGGATCAAGGCGGCCCACCACGCGCTGCTGGGCGCGGCGCTCGCCTCACCGTTCGCGCCCAAGTTGGCTGATCTGTTCACCATGCGCTGGGCCGGTTCATGAATAGGGCCGTGCAGGGAGGCGAAGTGGCGTGCAGCTTCAATCGGCTTGTATGCTGGCGGTATGTCTGACACGCCTTTAGTTGATTCGGGGACAGCCACGCTCCTTTCTTATCTGCGCCAACTCGTCGCCCTGACTGGCCCCAGCGGCGCGGAGGAAGACGTGGTGAGGGCGCTGCTGCGCTTGGCGGCTCCGCTGGCCGACAGCGTCGAAGTGGACGCGTTCGGCAACGTGATCGCCACACGCCGGGCGGCGGGTGACCATACAGCAGGTGACCATGCGGCCAAAGGGCAGCCGCGCCGACTGCTGCTGGCCGCCCACACCGACGAAGTGGGCTTCCGGGTGCGCCAGATCACACCGCAGGGCTTTTTAAGGCTTGAAAAAGTCGGCGGCACCGATGACCGGATTCTGCCGGCCCAGCGGGTCTGGGTTCGCACGGCAGCGGAGCGGCTTTTGGGCGTCATCGGCACCAAAAGCGCTCACCTGCTGGCCGACGCCGACCGGCAGCGGGTGGTGCCTTATCCCGAACTGTATGTGGATATCGGCGCGAAAAGTGCCGAACAAGCTGCCGAAATGGGTGTGCAACTCGGTGACGCGGTGGGCTTCTGCGGGGAGCTGGCTGAGTTGGGCAGGGGCAGCGGGCGCTACACCGCTCACGCCATCGATGACCGGGCCGGCTGCGCGGTGCTGCTGGCCTTGCTGGAGCGCTACCAGACCGATGCGCCGCCCGTCACCCTGATCGTGGCGTTTACGGTGCAGGAAGAAGTTGGTCTGCGCGGAGCCACTGCCGTCGCCCAGGCTTATCCGGCAGATGTGGCCCTCGCGGTGGACATGACGGCAGCCGACGACACCCCCGAAACGGGCGGCGATCATTTGGTGCTGGGCGCGGGCGCGGCTATCAAGGTAATGGACTTTTCTACTTTGGCTCATCCGGCCGTCCGGCGCGGTTTGGCGGCGGCGGCGCAA contains:
- a CDS encoding lactonase family protein translates to MTTLRFFAGSYTSPLPHAPKAEGKGIYSLNLDLDRGLLTAPHLAAEVAQPSFLASHPHLPVLYAISELDEGQVSAYGIEPDGSLQLLNQQSTQGASPAHVSVDAAGRYVLCTNYVSGLSVLAFPVSGDGSLEPCAASDTHHGHGPNAQRQEGPHPHSVTPSPDGRHAYVADLGTDEVVGYDLDPDRLLKRIGRANLPPGSGPRHTAFDPAGLFAFVTLELLPGVAILRREPESGELALMDICLVQLPDFSGTNAPAEVMASPDGHFVYVSNRGHDSVAVFRFDPASVRLTLLQYAPTLGHTPRGCVLTPDGSLLLAGNQDSSSITVFRRQHDSGLLQVMGTFDCPTPTSFCFG
- a CDS encoding type III polyketide synthase, translated to MSVYIHALASAIPETVYDQSELRDMVKIQPQLTRLSQRLVGSIYNASGIDRRASVISELKQANLSADQSLPAGLFYDPAERRLLEPSTRERNELYAEEAPKLFIEAARRSLAACPEVQTSDITHVITVSCTGFYAPGPEYDVVRALDLAPTTQRFHVGFMGCYAAFPALRMAKAFCEAQPDATVLVICAELCSIHMRVANDPDTLIASSLFADGAAAAIVSARTDLGHRAKLRFDDFETTLTPVGIGQKDMAWRIGDQGFEMVLSTYVPDIIEAHIQGALAPMLARESALTDAPYSQIERWAIHPGGRSILDKVEASLELSAEQLTPSREVLRDYGNMSSATVMFILEQHLNSAAEQSQPHQRLCAMAFGPGLTVEMGLMTVCRGS
- a CDS encoding class I SAM-dependent methyltransferase, with the translated sequence MTLGPSPLFPDLRRRLTGVPEAMDADDCDLTQLEQTYRNFGQVNAVVSGWRAVYQRELRPLLSATRPSSLLDIGCGGGDVPRQLGRWAAQDGLRLDITAIDADERAIRYASALPQLVGASPIRFRQAMSHDLVREGRLFDFVISNHLLHHLRAEELAALLDDCQRLCLGKVIHSDLERHPLPYAVFSTLTLPLFKDSFIRADGLLSIRRSFTPSELRRMLPSGWRLRRQFPFRHLLLYQYTRHA
- a CDS encoding FAD-dependent oxidoreductase, whose translation is MLDVLIVGGGPVGLFLGSLLAQRGLNIQVLEQRLSVSAHSRAIGLHPPALSVLEQIGVTDALIRAGLPILGGVLRGKQGVIGELSLSGVSERYPFILSLPQRETERLLAERLAELAPDALRRGLKLLSLKDEGHSVEVTVEDTSGAVEHLRARFVVGADGSRSAVRQLAGIAYQGRRYADTYLMGDFPDTTVYGQHALIQLSEKGVVESFPLPNRLRRWVVWTSEHLPDATPVDLTAAVRERLGLPLPTAECQMLSAFETRRMLAAEMVRGRVSLIGDAAHQVSPIGGQGMTLGWLDAAALAPLLSEAAHSEQLSNRQKAAFNRFSAARRQAAKRGAQQAEINMGFGRPASARIKAAHHALLGAALASPFAPKLADLFTMRWAGS
- a CDS encoding M42 family metallopeptidase, whose amino-acid sequence is MSDTPLVDSGTATLLSYLRQLVALTGPSGAEEDVVRALLRLAAPLADSVEVDAFGNVIATRRAAGDHTAGDHAAKGQPRRLLLAAHTDEVGFRVRQITPQGFLRLEKVGGTDDRILPAQRVWVRTAAERLLGVIGTKSAHLLADADRQRVVPYPELYVDIGAKSAEQAAEMGVQLGDAVGFCGELAELGRGSGRYTAHAIDDRAGCAVLLALLERYQTDAPPVTLIVAFTVQEEVGLRGATAVAQAYPADVALAVDMTAADDTPETGGDHLVLGAGAAIKVMDFSTLAHPAVRRGLAAAAQAGQIPVQYELLRGIGTDAGALQHSGAGIPAGAVSVANRYTHSPVEVVDERDLLGAVELLTQFVEGLPELDLHFLPEELPA